AAGGTCTCCCCACTTCCTGGCAGAAAGGCAACTTGAAAAActgctcatttttttcttcttgctggaaGACTTCCTGAACACCTCCAGCAGAATACCAGGGCTTTCCATCAACAAGCCAAGTAGCTCTATAACCTTAACTAAACAGTTCACACAAAAAAATCTAACAAATCAGCCCACCAGGTTTTGCTTCACTGCTGTAAATACCACAGCTTTTGTCTCCTCAACTCCTAGGCAGGAGATACATAGAGACACAGAGGGAAAACGTACTGCGAGGCTAAGTCCCAGGTACCCACACTGAAGAGGAAGGACAACAGCAGCAGGTTTCTGCAACTCATCTGTAACAGAATGCACTGCTGTCTTTCAGACTCTCAGCAAAGGCCTAACAGAGCATTTACTGCCGCAGCAATATGGATTTCCCTGGAGACAGTGGTCCGCAAGAAACCAATGTCGTGCTCTGTGGTACCCTCAGGAGTTGCACATGCTTCACTTCTATCGTACCCTTGTCAGTGAAGGCAGCCTCACTACGCAGAGAGCCTCACAAACCCAGCAACAAGTTTCAGTGATAAAATACTGACACTTCATAGGGAAAGCAAGCAGCAGGCTGCCTTTTCCTTCGCCGTGCTCCTCCCCTTTGGCAAGCAATGAGGAAAACACTCTTTTCATTAAAAGCATCACTTCCAGTAAAAATGCTCTGACAGCATCAAGGCTCCCTGCAAAACCTGCTCTGCAAACACACCCTACAtcactgctgcaaaaaaaaaaggagcatccACATGAGACAGAAACAGCAGGGAAGATGAGATGTGGATCTTACACTCCCTGGACAGCGCTACCAGCACAGAGCTGCCATAACACACCTTGAGCACAGGACCACAAAGCTGCAGGAGGCTGAAGCGTCCCTCTTCAGCTAGGCATGTGGAATGCCAAGAAGGTTTCACGTCCTCCTTCCGGGAGCAGCACTCACCTTCTTACGGAAGATGGGCTTTGTCTGGCCTCCGTAGCCACTTTGCTTCCTGTCGTAGCGTCTTTTTCCTATGGGAGAAAATGGCTCTGTTCAGGCAACAACTCAAGACATGTTACAAGTCCAACTGGCAATCTCTCACCGAGCCCTAGCAGGcttcagcctgcagctgcagaacGCATCGGAAGCAAGCCCCCCGTCTCCCACAGCTATATACTCAGCCCGCAGCCGTCCCGCATGACCACCCGGGCTCCACACAACTCCCCCCGGGCCGTGCCCCGGAGCGCACCCGTCCCTACCCTGGGCGTAGAGGGACTCCTTCCCCTTCTTGTACTGGGTGACTTTGTGCGGCTGGTGCTTGCCGCATTTCTTGCAGTAGGTCCGACGCGTTTTCGGGACGTTCACCTGGAGGGGCAGGGAGAAGTcagtcagcaggagctggagagaCGCCcggcttcccttcccttcccctcggGGAGGCCCGGCCCCACCATCCCGGCCCTAcggcctccccccgccgcagCTTAGACGCCGGCCAAGCGCCCACCGAAGCGGCCGGCGCCTCGGGTGGGTGGAGCGAGCCGCCACCGGGGCGGATGGCGGCAGATGGAGCCAGACCCACATCCCGCTGCCGCCAGCGCTCACCATCTTGCCGGGCGGCCCGAAGAGAAGGAGCGCCCCGGAAGCGGAAGCTGATGGAAGAGGGTAGGACCATAGAGATGAGGTGTGCAGCGCCCCCTAGCCGTGGGAGGAGTGCCGGGCGGCGGCTGCGGAATGGGGGCgcggtgggggggggcgcggggttTGCGGGGTGGGGGCGCGGGCATGGGGGCGTCCGTGGGATGGGGGGGTTGGCAGGGGGTGACTGGGGCCGGGGGTCTGTGGGATGCGCAGAGTGTGGGACATGGGGACTGCCGGGtgtgggaggtggggagcaggggcaggagggcagcaggaacACGGCGctgacccccgcccgccccccagccccggccctgcaCCCCGGTTTGCACATCCCGGCCCTGCACCCCTGGCGCCACGTCCAGGCCCCGCGTCCCCTCCatgtggggcagctcctggcagcggCCAGGGCCCTGGTGGCCCCATGGAGGTGGCCCGGCCTGTCTCCAGGAGGAaacacagctgctgcttttgagTCAGAAACCAAAAAAAGGGGAACCGAAAGGGTGGGGGTGGCCGGCCCCGTCCTTCCTCCCCGCGCGGCCGACCCCGCCGTGCctgccgcctccccgccgccacAGCCACCCCGACCCGCTGGGCTGGGCCGCTCAGGCGGGCGCGGGGCAGCAGGCGCAGCGGGACCCTGGCCGGCCGGAGCGGTGGCGGGAGGGCTCGGTGAGTGCGGCTGGGTGCGGGGGTCTGGGGGAGACGTGTCCCGGCACCACATGGCGCGGGGAGCACGAGGGCGGCGGCAGTGGTGGCCCCATTAAGGCCGTTGGGGGAGAGCCGCCATGAGGCGCCTGCTTGCGGCCTCGCACCTCTGCTCCGCTCCTCGGCCTTGCCAGGGGTCATGGCGCCTGCTCGGGGGGCGGGAGAGCCATCCCGGGCAGTGGGCACATGCTGCCGAGTGGGGGTGAGCccagctgggggggctcagcttCATCCCGCGGCCTGGATGGCTCTGAGCAGGCGGTGGCTGGCCGGCGGTGGGACAGCTGCCATGGGGCCATAGTGCCATGGGGTGCCGCACAGCAGGGCGGTGGGGGGCGTGTGGGTGCTGGGGAATGCGGGGGTGTGCTGCAGCAGGGGTCAGGGTGGTGCATGGGTGCCAGGGACCCCAggggtgctgcagagcagggggtCGGGGTGCTGACAGTGCCTTTACCCACTTCTTGTTTGCGCTTTTTGCAGCGGGCGCTGCTGGGGTGCAGCCCTGGGTTTGTTCCTGAGTGTCCCGTGTGGTACATTCCCTCCTCTGTCCTTTTTTGGCACCCTCCAGGCTGCACCTGAAACACGGGGGCTGTGAAGTTTGTCATTTCCAGACCCCCTGTCACCCTTCCCGCTTGCCCAGAGCATGCCagctcccctgccagccccccatCAACCAGTGGTGGCAGGCAGGCTCGGCTCCTTAGCAGGACACGGG
The sequence above is drawn from the Rissa tridactyla isolate bRisTri1 chromosome 9, bRisTri1.patW.cur.20221130, whole genome shotgun sequence genome and encodes:
- the RPL36A gene encoding 60S ribosomal protein L36a, which gives rise to RDGGAGPPRGEGKGSRASLQLLLTDFSLPLQVNVPKTRRTYCKKCGKHQPHKVTQYKKGKESLYAQGKRRYDRKQSGYGGQTKPIFRKKAKTTKKIVLRLECMEPNCRSKRMLAIKRCKHFELGGDKKRKGQVIQF